TGTTGAAAGGAATCCATCATTTCCTTAACAATAGTGGATTTATCTTCCTGCACGGTATATCACCTCGTTCTCATCGTACTCTCCAATAATAGTACTAAAAACACAAGTCATTTGTAACCCCAAATGCCAAATACAATGCCTCTTTAGTGGGAAAAGTAACCATTCAATAATGATTTTCAAGAAAGGCGCACCGGATTTAATCCGATACGCCATTGCCTATTTAATGTGCTGCAGACTTTTGGAGCTTATCGACATGTTCCTCTTCTGATTGATTTTGCTGCTGTTCATTGTTTGACCGTAACGGGATTTCCTTCAAGAAGAAGGTAAGCACCAGTCCAATGGCAACTAACACAGCACCTAACAAGAAGACGGTAGACAATGTATCACCCAATACAGAACGAAGCATATCCATCATTTGCGTGTACAAGGACTGATCCTGCTCTGGCAGCTTCGATTGAATATCCTTCAGCAAAGGCTGATTCATCAGCGATCTAGGGTCCAGCAGCTGCGTCAATTGAGCTGCAGTGTCCGGACTAGCTTGAGATAAATCCACCGCTGAGCCCGAGCTAATCGCTTTTTCCAAATTGCGTGTCATTGCAGAGTTCATAACCGATCCGAAGATCGCGATTCCTATCGTTCCGCCTAGATTTCTGAATAGCGTTGAGGTAGCCGTAGCTACTCCAAGCTGAGAAGGTGGCAACGCATTTTGTACAGTCAAGGTAAATACAGACATGCTTAGTCCAAGCCCCACACCAAACACAGCCATACTCGCAACTGCCATTGCTACACTATTCATGTAGGCCATCATAACCAAGCTGATTACCATAATGGCTACACCAATAAGTGCAAACCGTTTGTATTTTCCGGACTTCGATATCCAACGCCCTACCAAGGTACTAAGAACGATCATCGTAAGGGACATCGGTATATTCACAAATCCAGATTGCGTTGGAGTTAAGCCTTCAACACCTTGCACGAAGAAGGGCAGATAGATCATAGCACCCATCATACCTGCGTTCATTAGAAAGCCAACTGAGTTGGATAAGGTTACAATACTGTTTTTGAATAAGGAAAGCGGTAGAACAGGACTTTTTGCTTTTCTTTCAATGAATACTAGGATGACAATTCCGACGACAGCTGCCGCGAAGAGACCTATTATTCGTTCCGAGCCCCATGCATATTTATTACCCGCCCATGAGAAGCCAAGCAGCAGGCTGACAATGGATGCCGAAAGAACAAGAGAACCCCAGTAATCAATCGATTCCGAGGATACGCGCGCTGTCTTCGGAAACATACGCCAAATCATAACAAATGCAACAACACCCAGCGGAAGGAAGCTCCAGAACAGCCATTTCCATGCCATGTGGTCAATCATCACTCCACCGAGGGTTGGGCCAAGAATACTGGAGAAGCCGAAGATCGCCATCATAATGCCAGTCCACTTAGCTCTTTCACGTGGGGCAAACAAATCCCCTACAGCAGTAACTGTCGTAGACATCAATACCCCAGCACCAACACCTTGTATTGCGCGAAAAATAATCATTTGGTATATATCAGTCGACAATCCGGTCAAAAAGGAGCCGATCATAAAAATAACAATCCCGCCAAGCAAAAACGGTTTTCGACCATAGATATCAGATAGCTTCCCGACAAGTACAGTGGAAATTGTAGACATTAGCATGAATACCGTTATGACCCATGAGTAGTATTCCATGCCGCCCAGAATGGCAATAATTCGAGGCATTGCCGTGCTTACGAGCGTCTGGTTAATAGCTGCGAAAAACATTGCCGCCATAAGCGCGATCATAACGGTTACCTTCTGCTTCTGTGATAAATGATTCATTAGTATTCGCCTTCTTTTTGTAAAGTAAAGTTCTATTTATGTATTAAACCACAATATTAATAGGTTGGCAACCTATATATTTAGCGAGTGATGGTAATATGTGGGATGCACCTGATATAATGAGTAAAATTATATTCTCATCCTAAGGACGTGTTCTTTAATGGAAACGAAGTGGTTAGAATGGGCGAAGCAAATCCAAGCTATTGCACAAACAGGATTAACCTATTCCAAGGATGTTTATGACACTGAGCGATACGAGGCATTGAGGGATATCAGCGTAGATATTCTGGCTAATTATACTTCTGTTAGTAAGGAGAAAATATCTCTTACATTCGCAAGTGAGCTTGGCTATGCAACTCCTAAAGTGGATGTTCGCGGCGTTATTTTTAGAGAAAATAAAATATTGTTGGTTCGTGAGAAGCACGATGGGTCATGGGCATTACCGGGAGGCTGGGCAGATGTTGGCTTCTCGCCATCGGAAATAGCAGTGAAAGAGACTAAAGAAGAAGCTGGGTTTGATGTTGTGCCTGTTCGTCTTTTAGCTGTGCTAGACAAGAAATTTCATAATCATCCTCCTGGGGCTTATCATGTATATAAGATGTTTATTCGCTGTGAAATTGTTGGTGGACAAGCTGAGGCAGGCGTGGAAACAAGCGATGTTGATTTCTTCTCCTTGGATAATTTGCCCGAGCTATCCCTTGAGAGAAATACGGTAGAACAAATA
This portion of the Cohnella abietis genome encodes:
- a CDS encoding NUDIX hydrolase: METKWLEWAKQIQAIAQTGLTYSKDVYDTERYEALRDISVDILANYTSVSKEKISLTFASELGYATPKVDVRGVIFRENKILLVREKHDGSWALPGGWADVGFSPSEIAVKETKEEAGFDVVPVRLLAVLDKKFHNHPPGAYHVYKMFIRCEIVGGQAEAGVETSDVDFFSLDNLPELSLERNTVEQIQAMFDFLENPDKEVILD
- a CDS encoding MDR family MFS transporter, which translates into the protein MNHLSQKQKVTVMIALMAAMFFAAINQTLVSTAMPRIIAILGGMEYYSWVITVFMLMSTISTVLVGKLSDIYGRKPFLLGGIVIFMIGSFLTGLSTDIYQMIIFRAIQGVGAGVLMSTTVTAVGDLFAPRERAKWTGIMMAIFGFSSILGPTLGGVMIDHMAWKWLFWSFLPLGVVAFVMIWRMFPKTARVSSESIDYWGSLVLSASIVSLLLGFSWAGNKYAWGSERIIGLFAAAVVGIVILVFIERKAKSPVLPLSLFKNSIVTLSNSVGFLMNAGMMGAMIYLPFFVQGVEGLTPTQSGFVNIPMSLTMIVLSTLVGRWISKSGKYKRFALIGVAIMVISLVMMAYMNSVAMAVASMAVFGVGLGLSMSVFTLTVQNALPPSQLGVATATSTLFRNLGGTIGIAIFGSVMNSAMTRNLEKAISSGSAVDLSQASPDTAAQLTQLLDPRSLMNQPLLKDIQSKLPEQDQSLYTQMMDMLRSVLGDTLSTVFLLGAVLVAIGLVLTFFLKEIPLRSNNEQQQNQSEEEHVDKLQKSAAH